The proteins below are encoded in one region of Pseudomonas entomophila L48:
- the plsB gene encoding glycerol-3-phosphate 1-O-acyltransferase PlsB: protein MTRSPLRRLIFGALRRVLYLWVRSETINQSSLTLKLDRSRPVFYALSSPSLTDLAVVDHECTKAGLPRPVLPVAVGPLQEPAGFFYLTPDPDWLGRQDKRGAPPTLERLVAAISQHAEEDTQIIPVSVFWGQTPASESSPWKLLFADSWAVTGRLRRLLSVLILGRKTRVQFSAPIHLRELVDHNKGHERTVRMAQRVMRVHFRNLKTAVIGPDISHRRNLVKGLVHDPLVRQAISDEAEREKIPYAKAEAKALHYGNEIASDYTYTAIRFLEVVLSWFWNKIYDGVKVNHIEQVQGIAPGHEVIYVPCHRSHIDYLLLSYLLFRNGLTPPHIAAGINLNMPVIGGLLRRGGAFFMRRTFKGNPLYTAVFNEYLHTLFTKGFPVEYFVEGGRSRTGRMLQPRTGMLAITLRSFLRSSRTPIVFVPVYIGYERVLEGRTYLGELRGASKKKESIFDIFKVIGALKQRFGQVYVNFGEPIRLAGFLDEQQPGWREQELGPQFRPTWLNETTTRLGETVARHLNEAAAINPVNLVALALLSTSRLALDERALTRVLDLYLALLRQVPYSPHTTLPEGDGQALIKHVLGMDLLAEQKDAMGRILYLDEANAVLMTYYRNNVLHIFALPGLLASFFLSSSRMSRDLLGQYVRALYPYLQAELFLRWTPEQLDEVIDQWLAALVSQGLLRQENDIYMRPAPSSRQFVLLTLLARTITQTLQRFYMATSLLLNSGQHTLSAEELEELCVMMAQRLSILHGLNAPEFFDKTLFRHFIQTLVREGVLQPDGDGKLGYHDKLAELAEGVAKRVLSAELRLSIRQVALHRDEPQENPET from the coding sequence ATGACCCGTTCCCCCCTGCGCCGCCTCATCTTCGGCGCCCTGCGTCGCGTTCTCTACCTGTGGGTGCGCTCCGAAACCATCAACCAGTCCTCGCTGACGCTCAAGCTCGACCGCAGCCGCCCGGTATTCTATGCCCTGTCCTCACCGTCGCTGACCGACCTGGCCGTTGTGGACCACGAGTGCACCAAGGCGGGGCTGCCGCGTCCGGTACTGCCGGTGGCCGTCGGCCCGCTGCAGGAGCCCGCCGGGTTCTTTTACCTGACCCCCGACCCCGACTGGCTGGGCCGCCAGGACAAACGCGGCGCCCCACCCACCCTCGAACGCCTGGTCGCGGCCATCAGCCAGCACGCCGAGGAAGATACGCAGATCATCCCGGTCAGCGTGTTCTGGGGCCAGACCCCGGCCAGCGAGTCGAGCCCCTGGAAACTGCTGTTCGCCGACAGCTGGGCGGTCACCGGGCGCCTGCGCCGCCTGCTGAGCGTGCTGATCCTGGGGCGCAAGACCCGCGTGCAGTTCTCCGCCCCCATTCATCTGCGCGAGCTGGTCGACCACAACAAGGGCCATGAACGCACCGTGCGCATGGCCCAGCGGGTGATGCGCGTGCATTTCCGCAACCTCAAGACCGCGGTGATTGGCCCGGACATCTCGCACCGACGCAACCTGGTCAAGGGGCTGGTGCACGACCCGCTGGTGCGCCAGGCCATCAGCGACGAAGCTGAACGCGAGAAGATCCCCTACGCCAAGGCCGAAGCCAAGGCGCTGCACTACGGCAACGAAATCGCCTCGGATTACACCTACACAGCGATCCGCTTCCTCGAAGTGGTACTCAGCTGGTTCTGGAACAAGATCTACGACGGCGTCAAAGTCAACCATATCGAGCAGGTGCAGGGCATCGCTCCAGGCCACGAAGTCATCTATGTGCCCTGCCACCGCAGCCACATCGACTACCTGCTGTTGTCCTACCTGCTGTTCCGCAACGGCCTGACACCACCGCACATCGCCGCCGGCATCAACCTCAACATGCCGGTGATCGGTGGCCTGCTGCGCCGGGGCGGCGCATTCTTCATGCGTCGCACCTTCAAGGGCAACCCACTGTACACGGCAGTGTTCAACGAGTACCTGCACACCCTGTTCACCAAGGGCTTCCCGGTGGAGTACTTCGTCGAAGGGGGGCGCTCGCGCACCGGGCGCATGCTGCAGCCCCGCACCGGCATGCTGGCGATCACCCTGCGCAGCTTCCTTCGCTCCTCGCGCACACCGATCGTTTTCGTCCCGGTGTACATCGGCTATGAGCGAGTGCTAGAAGGCCGTACCTACCTGGGTGAACTACGCGGAGCAAGCAAGAAGAAAGAGTCGATCTTCGACATCTTCAAGGTGATTGGCGCACTCAAGCAGCGCTTTGGCCAGGTCTATGTCAACTTCGGTGAACCAATCCGTCTGGCGGGCTTCCTCGACGAGCAGCAACCGGGCTGGCGCGAGCAGGAACTCGGCCCGCAGTTCCGACCGACGTGGCTCAACGAGACCACCACGCGTCTTGGTGAGACCGTCGCCCGGCACCTGAACGAAGCGGCGGCGATCAACCCGGTCAACCTGGTGGCCCTGGCCTTGCTGTCGACCAGCCGCCTGGCCCTGGATGAGCGCGCCTTGACCCGAGTGCTCGACCTGTACCTGGCCTTGCTGCGCCAAGTGCCCTACTCGCCGCACACCACACTGCCCGAAGGTGATGGCCAGGCCCTGATCAAGCATGTACTGGGCATGGACCTGCTGGCCGAGCAAAAGGACGCAATGGGGCGCATCCTCTACCTGGACGAAGCCAACGCGGTGCTGATGACTTACTACCGCAACAACGTCCTGCACATCTTCGCCCTGCCAGGGCTGCTGGCGAGCTTCTTCCTCAGCAGCTCGCGCATGAGCCGCGACCTGCTGGGCCAGTATGTGCGGGCGCTGTACCCCTACCTGCAGGCCGAACTGTTCCTGCGCTGGACGCCCGAACAGCTGGACGAGGTGATCGACCAGTGGCTGGCGGCGCTGGTCAGCCAGGGTCTGCTGCGCCAGGAGAACGACATCTACATGCGTCCGGCCCCCAGCTCGCGGCAGTTCGTCCTGCTGACCCTGCTGGCCCGCACCATCACCCAGACCCTGCAACGCTTCTACATGGCCACCTCGCTGCTGCTCAACAGCGGCCAGCACACGCTGAGCGCCGAAGAACTGGAGGAGCTGTGCGTGATGATGGCCCAGCGCCTGTCGATCCTGCATGGCCTGAATGCGCCGGAGTTCTTCGACAAGACCCTGTTCCGCCACTTCATCCAGACCCTGGTGCGCGAGGGTGTGCTGCAGCCCGATGGCGATGGCAAGCTCGGCTACCACGACAAACTTGCCGAGCTGGCCGAGGGCGTGGCCAAGCGGGTGTTGTCGGCGGAGTTGCGCCTGTCCATCCGCCAGGTGGCGCTGCACCGGGATGAGCCGCAGGAAAACCCCGAAACCTGA
- a CDS encoding YbaY family lipoprotein → MKKLVLLCCASLLAACSNHAPSNQASLDGEVFYLQRIALPPAATLSVALQDVSLMDAPAVTLARQAGPVKGNVPLPFHLKYDPAQVKPGHRYALSARIELDGKLLFINTEHHGVLLDGSDPQPVRIKVDPVR, encoded by the coding sequence ATGAAAAAGCTCGTCCTGCTGTGTTGCGCATCCCTGCTCGCAGCCTGCTCCAACCATGCCCCGTCCAACCAGGCCAGCCTGGACGGCGAAGTCTTCTACCTGCAGCGCATTGCCCTGCCACCGGCCGCCACGTTGAGCGTCGCCCTCCAGGATGTATCGCTGATGGACGCCCCGGCAGTGACCCTGGCCCGTCAGGCCGGCCCGGTCAAAGGCAACGTGCCGCTGCCCTTCCACCTGAAATACGACCCCGCCCAGGTCAAACCTGGCCATCGCTACGCGCTCAGCGCGCGCATCGAGCTGGACGGCAAGCTGCTATTTATCAACACCGAACACCACGGCGTGCTGCTTGATGGCAGCGACCCGCAACCTGTTCGCATCAAGGTCGACCCGGTCCGCTGA
- a CDS encoding DUF4197 domain-containing protein, whose protein sequence is MIRTSLRFTTLCAGLLLSASALALSLGDLSQSDASGGLKDALTQGAQIAVKQLSSPGGFSNNPDVRIELPGNLGKAAKAMKMFGKGDQVEALETSMNKAAEAAVPQAQAILVDAVKKMTVTDAKGILSGGQDSATQYLNKSSREQIRAKFLPIVKQATDKVGLAQQYNSFAGQAKGLGLIKDDANIENYVTEKALDGLFEMIAKQEESIRQNPAQAATSLAKKVFGAL, encoded by the coding sequence ATGATTCGCACCTCCCTGCGCTTCACCACCCTGTGCGCCGGCCTGCTGCTGTCGGCCAGCGCCCTGGCCTTGTCGCTCGGCGACCTGTCCCAGAGCGATGCCTCCGGCGGCCTGAAGGACGCGCTCACCCAAGGCGCGCAGATCGCCGTCAAGCAGTTGAGTTCACCAGGCGGTTTCAGCAACAACCCCGACGTGCGCATCGAGCTGCCGGGCAACCTCGGCAAAGCCGCCAAAGCCATGAAGATGTTCGGCAAGGGTGACCAGGTCGAGGCCCTGGAAACCAGCATGAACAAGGCCGCCGAAGCCGCCGTGCCGCAGGCCCAGGCAATCCTGGTAGACGCGGTGAAGAAGATGACCGTGACCGATGCCAAGGGCATCCTCAGCGGCGGTCAGGACTCGGCCACCCAGTACTTGAACAAGAGCAGCCGCGAACAGATCCGTGCCAAGTTCCTGCCGATCGTCAAGCAGGCCACCGACAAGGTCGGCCTGGCCCAGCAGTACAACAGCTTTGCCGGGCAGGCCAAGGGCCTGGGGCTGATCAAGGATGACGCCAACATCGAGAACTACGTGACCGAGAAAGCCCTGGATGGGCTGTTCGAGATGATCGCCAAGCAGGAAGAAAGCATTCGGCAGAACCCGGCCCAGGCGGCGACCAGCCTGGCCAAGAAAGTGTTCGGCGCGCTCTGA
- a CDS encoding efflux RND transporter permease subunit codes for MGFNLSAWALRNRQIVLFLMILLAAIGVMSYTKLGQSEDPPFTFKAMVIRTLWPGATAEEVSRQVTERIEKKLMETGEYEKIVSFSRPGESQVTFMARDSLHSKDIPELWYQIRKKVADIRHTLPPEIQGPFFNDEFGTTFGNIYALTGSGFDYAVLKDYADRIQIQLQRVKDVGKVELIGLQDEKIWIELSNVKLATLGVPLAAVQQALREQNAVSTAGFFETSSERLQLRVSGRFDSVEQIRQFPIRVGDRTFRIGDVAEVQRGFNDPPAPRMRFMGEDAIGLAVSMKDGGDILVLGKALEGEFARLAQGLPAGMELRKVSDQPAAVKAGVGEFVQVLVEALAIVLLVSFFSLGLRTGLVVALAIPLVLAMTFASMHYFGIGLHKISLGALVLALGLLVDDAIIAVEMMAIKMEQGYDRLKAASYAWSSTAFPMLTGTLITAAGFLPIATAASSTGEYTRSIFQVVTIALLTSWVAAVVFVPYLGERLLPDLAKLHAARHGSDGHAPDPYATPFYQRVRRMVEWCVRRRKTVILLTIAAFVGSILLFRFVPQQFFPASGRPELMVDLKLAEGASLNNTAERVKQLEALLKQQDGIDNYVAYVGTGSPRFYLPLDQQLPAASFAQFVVLAKSLEDRERLRSWLITTLDEQFPDLRSRVTRLENGPPVGYPVQFRVTGEHIEKVRALAREVAAKVRENPHVVNVHLDWEEPSKAVYLDIDQDRARALGVSTAQLSSFLQSSLTGSNVSQYREDNELIEILLRGTPEERRELGNLGSLALPTDNGQSVALSQVATLEYGFEEGIIWHRNRLPTVTVRADIYDKEQPATLVKQILPTLQQVKDELPDGYLLEVGGTVEDSERGQRSVNAGMPLFIVVVLSLLMIQLRSFSRMFMVFLTAPLGLIGVTLFLLVFRQPFGFVAMLGTIALAGMIMRNSVILVDQIEQDIAAGLDRWQAIIEATVRRFRPIVLTALAAVLAMIPLSRSVFYGPMAVAIMGGLIVATVLTLLFLPALYAAWFRVKKG; via the coding sequence ATGGGTTTCAACCTTTCCGCCTGGGCGCTGCGCAATCGCCAGATCGTGCTGTTCCTGATGATCCTGCTGGCAGCGATCGGGGTAATGTCCTACACCAAGCTCGGGCAGAGCGAGGATCCGCCGTTCACCTTCAAGGCCATGGTCATCCGCACCCTGTGGCCGGGCGCGACCGCCGAGGAGGTCTCGCGCCAGGTCACGGAGCGCATTGAAAAGAAGCTGATGGAAACCGGCGAGTACGAAAAGATCGTCTCGTTTTCCCGCCCGGGCGAGTCCCAGGTCACCTTCATGGCCCGCGATTCGCTGCACTCCAAGGACATCCCCGAGCTCTGGTACCAGATCCGCAAGAAAGTCGCGGACATCCGCCATACGTTGCCGCCGGAGATCCAGGGGCCGTTCTTCAATGATGAATTCGGCACCACCTTCGGCAACATCTACGCCCTGACCGGTTCCGGTTTCGACTATGCCGTGCTCAAGGATTACGCCGACCGTATCCAGATTCAGCTGCAGCGTGTCAAGGACGTGGGCAAGGTCGAGCTGATCGGCCTGCAGGACGAAAAAATCTGGATCGAGCTGTCCAACGTCAAGCTGGCCACCCTGGGCGTGCCGCTTGCGGCGGTGCAGCAGGCGTTGCGCGAACAGAATGCGGTCAGCACCGCGGGCTTCTTCGAGACCTCCAGCGAACGCTTGCAACTGCGCGTCAGCGGGCGCTTCGACAGCGTCGAGCAGATCCGCCAGTTCCCCATTCGCGTCGGTGACCGCACCTTCCGCATCGGCGATGTCGCCGAGGTGCAACGCGGCTTCAATGACCCACCCGCGCCCCGCATGCGCTTCATGGGCGAGGACGCCATCGGTTTGGCGGTTTCGATGAAGGACGGTGGCGACATCCTGGTGCTGGGCAAGGCCCTTGAAGGCGAATTTGCCCGCCTGGCCCAGGGCCTGCCTGCGGGCATGGAGCTGCGCAAGGTTTCCGACCAGCCGGCGGCGGTGAAGGCGGGTGTTGGTGAGTTCGTCCAGGTGCTGGTCGAGGCCCTGGCCATCGTCCTGCTGGTGAGCTTCTTCTCCCTGGGCCTGCGCACCGGCCTGGTGGTCGCCCTGGCGATTCCGCTGGTGTTGGCGATGACCTTCGCCAGCATGCATTACTTCGGCATCGGCCTGCACAAGATCTCGCTGGGCGCGCTGGTGCTGGCGCTGGGCTTGCTGGTGGATGACGCGATCATCGCGGTGGAAATGATGGCGATCAAGATGGAGCAGGGGTACGACCGGCTCAAGGCGGCCAGCTACGCCTGGTCGAGCACGGCGTTCCCGATGCTGACCGGCACCCTGATCACCGCGGCGGGCTTCCTGCCGATCGCCACGGCGGCTTCGAGCACCGGCGAATACACCCGGTCGATCTTCCAGGTGGTGACCATCGCCTTGCTGACATCATGGGTGGCGGCGGTGGTCTTCGTACCGTATCTGGGCGAGCGCCTGCTGCCCGACCTGGCCAAGCTGCACGCGGCGCGCCACGGCAGCGACGGGCATGCGCCGGACCCTTATGCCACACCGTTCTACCAGCGTGTGCGGCGGATGGTGGAGTGGTGCGTGCGGCGACGCAAGACGGTGATCCTGCTGACCATCGCGGCCTTCGTCGGCAGCATCCTGCTGTTCCGCTTCGTGCCCCAGCAGTTCTTCCCGGCTTCCGGGCGTCCGGAGCTGATGGTCGATCTGAAGCTGGCCGAGGGCGCCTCGCTCAACAACACCGCCGAACGCGTCAAGCAACTGGAAGCGCTGCTCAAGCAACAGGACGGCATCGATAACTACGTCGCCTATGTCGGTACCGGCTCGCCACGCTTCTATTTGCCCCTGGACCAGCAACTGCCGGCGGCGAGCTTCGCCCAGTTCGTGGTGCTGGCCAAGTCGCTGGAAGATCGTGAGCGCCTGCGCAGTTGGCTGATCACCACGTTGGACGAGCAGTTCCCCGACTTGCGCTCGCGGGTAACGCGTCTGGAGAATGGCCCGCCCGTGGGTTACCCGGTGCAGTTCCGCGTGACCGGCGAGCATATCGAGAAGGTCCGGGCATTGGCCCGTGAAGTGGCGGCCAAGGTGCGCGAGAACCCTCACGTGGTCAACGTGCACCTGGATTGGGAGGAGCCGAGCAAGGCGGTCTACCTGGACATCGACCAGGACCGCGCCCGCGCCCTGGGCGTGAGTACCGCGCAGTTGTCGAGTTTCCTGCAGAGCTCGCTGACCGGCAGCAACGTCAGCCAGTACCGCGAGGACAACGAACTGATCGAGATCCTGTTGCGTGGCACTCCGGAGGAGCGTCGCGAGCTGGGCAACCTGGGAAGCCTGGCGCTGCCCACCGACAATGGCCAGAGCGTGGCGTTGTCGCAGGTGGCCACCCTGGAATACGGTTTCGAGGAAGGCATCATCTGGCACCGCAATCGCCTGCCGACGGTCACCGTGCGTGCCGACATCTACGACAAGGAGCAGCCGGCCACGTTGGTCAAGCAGATCCTGCCAACCTTGCAGCAGGTGAAGGACGAGCTGCCTGACGGTTACCTGCTGGAAGTGGGCGGTACCGTGGAAGACTCCGAACGCGGCCAGCGTTCGGTGAATGCCGGCATGCCGCTGTTCATCGTGGTGGTGCTGAGCCTGCTGATGATCCAGCTGCGCAGCTTCTCGCGGATGTTCATGGTGTTCCTCACCGCGCCCCTGGGCTTGATCGGTGTGACCCTGTTCCTGCTGGTGTTCCGGCAACCGTTCGGTTTCGTCGCCATGCTCGGCACCATCGCCCTGGCGGGGATGATCATGCGCAACTCGGTGATCCTGGTGGACCAGATCGAACAGGACATCGCGGCGGGGCTGGACCGCTGGCAGGCGATCATCGAGGCCACGGTGCGGCGTTTCCGCCCCATCGTGCTGACCGCGCTGGCGGCGGTATTGGCGATGATTCCGCTCTCGCGCAGCGTGTTCTACGGGCCGATGGCGGTGGCGATCATGGGTGGGTTGATCGTGGCCACGGTGCTGACGCTGCTGTTCCTGCCGGCGTTGTATGCGGCGTGGTTCAGGGTGAAGAAGGGGTGA